A portion of the Agrobacterium tumefaciens genome contains these proteins:
- the katG gene encoding catalase/peroxidase HPI, with amino-acid sequence MDATSKPAGKCPVMHGGNTASGKSVTEWWPNALNLDILHQHDTKTNPLGTSFNYREALKTLDVEALKADLRALMTESQDWWPADWGSYVGMMARVTWHAAGSYRVTDGRGGANTGNQRFAPLNSWPDNVNTDKGRRLLWPIKKKYGNKISWADLIALAGTIAYDVAGLKTFGFAFGREDIWAPEKDTYWGDEKEWLAPSDGRYGDVTKPETLENPLAAVQMGLIYVNPEGVNGKSDPLATAAQMRETFARMGMDDEETVALTAGGHTIGKSHGNGSAANLSPDPEAAGPEFQGLGWINTKGRGIGRDTVVSGIEGAWTSEPTKWDNGFFDMLFKHEWTLTHSPAGASQWAPITIAEEDKPVDVEDPSIRTIPMMTDADMALKVDPIYREISLKFKDDQDHFSEVFARAWFKLTHRDMGPKSRYFGPDVPAEDLIWQDPIPAGSTSYDVAAVKAKIAASGLAVADLVSTAWDSARTFRGSDKRGGANGARIRLAPQKDWEGNEPARLAHVLSVLEPIARETGASIADVIVLAGNHGVEQAAKSAGFDVAVPFAPGRGDASAEQTDADSFAPLEPLADGFRNWVKKDYVVSPEELLLDRAQLLGLTAPELTVLIGGLRVIGANYGGAAHGVFTQTPGALTTDFFTTLTDMAFSWVPTGGNLYEIRDRKSGATRYTATRVDLVIGSNSILRAYAEVYAQDDNKEKFVRDFVAAWTKVMNADRFDLV; translated from the coding sequence ATGGACGCAACTTCAAAACCGGCTGGCAAGTGTCCCGTCATGCATGGAGGCAATACGGCCTCCGGTAAATCGGTTACCGAATGGTGGCCGAACGCGCTGAACCTCGATATCCTGCATCAGCACGACACCAAGACCAATCCGCTCGGCACCTCCTTCAATTACCGCGAAGCGCTAAAGACGCTCGACGTGGAAGCCCTGAAGGCTGATCTGCGCGCCCTGATGACGGAAAGCCAGGACTGGTGGCCGGCCGACTGGGGCAGCTATGTGGGCATGATGGCCCGCGTGACCTGGCATGCAGCCGGTTCCTACCGCGTGACGGACGGACGCGGCGGTGCCAACACCGGCAACCAGCGCTTTGCACCGCTCAATTCCTGGCCTGATAATGTGAACACCGATAAGGGCCGCCGCCTGCTGTGGCCGATCAAGAAGAAATACGGCAACAAGATTTCCTGGGCCGATCTCATCGCGCTTGCCGGAACGATCGCTTATGATGTCGCGGGTCTGAAGACGTTCGGTTTCGCCTTCGGCCGCGAGGATATCTGGGCTCCCGAAAAAGACACCTATTGGGGTGACGAAAAGGAATGGCTGGCACCGAGCGATGGTCGTTACGGTGACGTGACCAAGCCCGAGACGCTGGAAAATCCGCTTGCCGCCGTGCAGATGGGTCTCATCTACGTCAATCCGGAAGGCGTCAACGGCAAGTCCGATCCGCTTGCGACAGCCGCGCAGATGCGCGAAACCTTTGCCCGCATGGGCATGGATGACGAAGAAACCGTTGCGCTCACCGCAGGCGGCCACACCATCGGCAAGTCGCACGGCAATGGCAGCGCCGCCAACCTCAGCCCCGATCCGGAAGCAGCAGGCCCCGAATTTCAGGGCCTCGGCTGGATCAACACCAAGGGTCGCGGCATCGGCCGTGACACCGTTGTGTCCGGTATTGAAGGTGCCTGGACAAGCGAACCGACCAAGTGGGACAACGGCTTCTTCGACATGCTGTTCAAGCATGAGTGGACATTGACGCACAGCCCGGCTGGCGCGTCCCAGTGGGCGCCGATCACCATTGCCGAAGAGGACAAGCCTGTTGACGTCGAGGATCCCTCGATCCGCACCATCCCGATGATGACCGATGCCGACATGGCCCTGAAGGTCGATCCGATCTACCGCGAGATTTCGCTGAAGTTCAAGGATGACCAGGACCACTTCTCCGAGGTCTTTGCCCGCGCATGGTTCAAGCTGACCCACCGCGACATGGGCCCGAAGTCCCGCTACTTCGGCCCGGATGTTCCCGCAGAAGACCTGATCTGGCAGGATCCCATCCCGGCAGGTTCCACGAGCTACGATGTCGCTGCCGTAAAGGCAAAGATCGCCGCTTCCGGTCTGGCGGTCGCCGATCTGGTCTCGACCGCATGGGACAGCGCCCGTACCTTCCGTGGCTCGGACAAGCGCGGCGGCGCCAATGGTGCGCGCATCCGCCTTGCCCCGCAGAAGGACTGGGAAGGCAACGAGCCCGCCCGTTTGGCCCATGTGCTTTCGGTGCTGGAGCCGATTGCCCGTGAAACCGGCGCCAGCATCGCTGATGTCATTGTTCTCGCCGGCAACCACGGTGTTGAGCAGGCGGCGAAATCAGCCGGCTTCGATGTCGCCGTGCCTTTTGCACCCGGTCGTGGCGATGCCTCAGCCGAGCAGACTGATGCAGACAGCTTTGCCCCGCTCGAGCCGCTGGCGGATGGTTTCCGCAACTGGGTGAAGAAGGACTATGTCGTCAGCCCTGAAGAACTGCTGCTGGACCGCGCTCAGCTTCTGGGCCTCACGGCGCCGGAACTGACAGTTCTCATCGGTGGCCTGCGCGTCATTGGCGCCAATTACGGCGGCGCAGCGCATGGTGTGTTCACGCAGACCCCAGGTGCTCTCACCACCGATTTCTTCACAACGCTGACGGATATGGCCTTTTCCTGGGTTCCGACCGGCGGCAATCTCTATGAGATTCGCGATCGCAAGTCCGGAGCAACCCGATATACGGCGACCCGCGTGGACCTCGTTATCGGCTCCAACTCCATCCTGCGTGCCTATGCGGAAGTTTACGCGCAGGACGACAACAAGGAAAAGTTCGTGCGTGATTTCGTCGCCGCCTGGACGAAGGTCATGAACGCCGACCGTTTTGACCTTGTCTGA
- a CDS encoding helix-turn-helix domain-containing protein has translation MSFWHSMTWHTEGISVTAPVKWRQLDGLVSAFWEAESQMGAKGYYLAADPRIMIFFNDVSSRISISNRDGEFTQHSRPMTRAVYVPAGVPMWTSSNATHRFSHLNLHIHKDRLLRFLSPSVGSSAAMTALRRPVEIQDIGSVETLAGLLVDELAEPSKHAVYAESLVGSIVAGLLDIPGSLPEQVNGRLTQAQMNKLLARVESRGDDRMTVAEMADIVGLSESWFATVFRQTTGKTPLQWQLERRISLAQKLLLEGDLTVADIAAQLGFSDQAHLTKAFRQSVGNTPAAWRRMHRLL, from the coding sequence TTGAGTTTCTGGCACTCCATGACCTGGCACACGGAAGGGATCAGCGTCACTGCGCCGGTCAAATGGCGCCAGCTGGACGGGCTCGTCAGCGCCTTCTGGGAGGCAGAGAGCCAGATGGGCGCGAAGGGTTATTACCTGGCCGCCGATCCACGTATCATGATATTTTTCAACGATGTCTCGTCGCGCATCAGCATTTCCAACCGCGACGGCGAGTTCACGCAGCACTCCCGCCCCATGACGCGGGCGGTCTATGTGCCGGCCGGTGTGCCGATGTGGACGAGCAGCAATGCTACGCACAGGTTTTCGCACCTCAATCTGCATATCCACAAGGACCGTCTGCTGCGTTTCCTGTCGCCATCGGTCGGCAGTTCGGCGGCGATGACAGCCTTGCGCCGCCCGGTCGAGATACAGGATATCGGTTCGGTCGAAACACTGGCTGGACTGCTTGTCGATGAACTCGCCGAGCCTTCGAAACATGCGGTATATGCGGAAAGCCTTGTTGGCAGCATCGTTGCCGGTCTTCTCGATATTCCCGGATCTTTGCCGGAACAGGTAAATGGCAGGCTGACGCAGGCGCAGATGAACAAGCTGCTTGCCCGTGTCGAAAGCCGCGGTGACGACCGCATGACGGTTGCAGAAATGGCCGACATCGTCGGGCTTTCGGAAAGCTGGTTCGCAACGGTGTTCCGCCAGACAACGGGCAAGACGCCGCTGCAATGGCAATTGGAGCGGCGGATAAGCCTTGCCCAGAAACTGCTGCTGGAAGGTGATCTTACCGTGGCCGATATCGCCGCCCAGCTCGGCTTTTCCGATCAGGCCCATTTGACCAAAGCCTTCCGCCAGTCCGTGGGCAATACGCCAGCCGCCTGGCGGCGCATGCACAGGCTGCTTTGA
- a CDS encoding TonB-dependent siderophore receptor, whose amino-acid sequence MNTEMNGVNRRTARLRYGQAALLACTALVTVLPARSLAQEAANTGGSTVLERITIDSGDNDQKSIVATRTTSGSKMATDILDTPAAVSVITAKEMQQRGVQTVEEALQYTAGVTTDFYGSDDRFDYFKIRGFDAYTYRDGLTLGRPFGALREETYAYERVEVLKGGNSTTFGVSDPGGSVNYSTKVPKRSRFGEAYVTGGSYSRAETGFDFGDNITSDDTLSYRLTGKLRNADAEYDYSRDDEKFFMGGLTWRPTDATSLTVVYDHLNKDGVPGGGGHPVGSHFDRSRFFGEPDYNYRGTNRNSLSVMFDHDFGSGLTLSSNARYSKANTDFGYAYISSTPTNGSTIANRSYFGNETETENFLIDTRLQYDATFESVESRSLVGVFYNDYSSGSKSYFGSAPGINWLNPVYTGAPASVPLYASSLTDQKTRALYLQQDLTFFDRLTVSAGLRNDWIDTDQTNRLNGTTASGDISELTKRIGVSYKVTNEIAPYISYAESVVPASGLTVEPERGEQIELGVKYRPDAFPALFTASIYDLTKNNITVTSPITSLPTTIGEVRVRGLDLEAKAEVTDELSLTAAYSYLNAEITENGIAGNVGNRPQFVPEHQASLWVNYTLAGNDKRGDMTFGLGGRFTGSYYFDDANKVSTGSSVTMDAAFSYKIQETTSLEVNVSNLFNEKHVSYGGFGADFYNPGRAFSATLRKTW is encoded by the coding sequence ATGAACACTGAAATGAATGGCGTCAACCGCAGGACCGCGCGACTGCGCTATGGGCAGGCAGCCCTTCTTGCCTGCACGGCGCTTGTGACGGTACTGCCCGCTCGTTCGCTGGCGCAGGAGGCCGCCAATACGGGCGGAAGCACGGTTCTCGAGCGCATCACCATCGACAGCGGTGACAATGACCAGAAGTCGATCGTCGCCACCCGCACGACAAGCGGCAGCAAGATGGCAACCGACATTCTCGATACGCCGGCCGCCGTTTCCGTCATCACCGCCAAGGAAATGCAGCAGCGTGGTGTGCAGACCGTGGAAGAAGCCTTGCAATATACGGCAGGTGTGACCACGGATTTCTACGGCTCGGACGACCGTTTCGACTATTTCAAGATTCGCGGTTTCGACGCCTACACCTATCGAGACGGGCTGACGCTCGGCCGTCCCTTCGGCGCGCTGCGCGAAGAGACCTATGCCTATGAGCGCGTGGAAGTCCTGAAGGGCGGCAATTCCACGACCTTTGGCGTATCCGATCCCGGCGGTTCGGTGAACTACTCGACCAAGGTTCCCAAACGCAGCCGCTTTGGTGAGGCCTATGTGACAGGCGGTTCCTATAGCCGCGCTGAAACCGGCTTCGATTTCGGCGACAATATCACCAGCGACGATACCCTGTCATACCGCCTGACCGGCAAGCTCAGAAATGCCGACGCGGAATATGACTATTCCCGCGACGATGAAAAATTCTTCATGGGCGGCCTGACATGGCGGCCCACCGATGCCACCAGCCTCACCGTCGTTTACGATCATCTCAACAAGGACGGCGTTCCCGGCGGCGGCGGCCATCCGGTCGGCTCGCATTTCGACAGGAGCCGTTTCTTCGGTGAACCGGACTATAATTACCGCGGCACCAACCGCAATTCGCTGAGCGTGATGTTCGACCATGATTTCGGCTCTGGCCTGACGCTGAGTTCGAACGCGCGCTACAGCAAGGCAAATACCGATTTCGGTTATGCGTATATCTCGTCCACACCGACCAATGGCTCGACCATCGCCAACCGTTCCTATTTCGGCAACGAGACCGAAACCGAGAATTTCCTGATCGACACCCGGCTGCAATATGACGCGACGTTCGAAAGCGTCGAAAGCCGCAGCCTTGTCGGCGTTTTTTATAACGACTACTCGTCCGGCAGCAAAAGCTACTTCGGTTCTGCGCCAGGCATCAACTGGCTGAACCCGGTCTATACCGGTGCGCCCGCTTCGGTGCCGCTCTACGCCAGCTCGTTGACGGATCAAAAGACAAGGGCACTCTACCTCCAGCAGGACCTGACCTTCTTCGACAGGCTGACCGTCAGCGCCGGTCTGCGCAATGACTGGATCGACACCGACCAGACCAACAGGCTGAACGGCACGACGGCAAGCGGCGACATCAGCGAACTGACAAAGCGCATCGGCGTGTCTTACAAGGTCACGAACGAGATCGCGCCCTATATCAGCTACGCCGAATCCGTGGTGCCGGCCTCGGGCCTGACCGTCGAGCCCGAACGCGGCGAGCAGATCGAGCTTGGCGTGAAGTATCGCCCGGATGCCTTCCCTGCCCTGTTCACGGCATCGATCTACGACCTCACGAAAAACAATATTACCGTCACCAGCCCGATCACCAGCCTGCCCACCACCATCGGCGAGGTGCGCGTGCGCGGTCTCGACCTCGAGGCCAAGGCGGAGGTTACCGACGAGCTGAGCCTGACGGCGGCCTATTCCTATCTCAACGCGGAAATCACCGAAAACGGCATCGCTGGCAATGTCGGCAACCGCCCGCAATTCGTGCCTGAACATCAGGCCTCGCTTTGGGTAAACTACACGCTGGCCGGCAACGACAAACGCGGCGACATGACCTTCGGGCTCGGCGGACGCTTCACCGGCTCGTATTATTTTGATGACGCGAACAAGGTTTCGACCGGCAGCAGCGTGACCATGGACGCAGCGTTCAGCTACAAAATCCAGGAAACCACCTCGCTAGAGGTGAATGTTTCCAACCTCTTCAACGAGAAGCACGTCTCTTATGGCGGTTTCGGCGCAGACTTCTACAACCCCGGCCGAGCGTTCTCAGCTACGCTGCGCAAGACGTGGTGA
- a CDS encoding iron-siderophore ABC transporter substrate-binding protein: MLFLFRCLAPAFVFFLWMIVPTIASAEEATRYPVVIKHAFGTTTIARKPQRVATVAWANHEVPLALGIVPVGFAAANFGDDDGDGLLPWVAKQLSEMGAAKPVLFDEGDGIDFEAVAATQPDVILAAYSGLSQSDYDTLSQIAPVVAYPVSPWATDWREMIRLNSAGLGMAPEGEALIKRIEGEIAQVVAGHPQLKGKSAMFVTHLDATNLSVVNFYTANDSRVKFFTDLGLTLPKSVAEATKPGQFAAGVSAERVDAFDDVDIVVTYGSQPLLKAMRADPLLARMPAVADDAIVMLGRDPLGTASNPTPLSISWVMKDYADLLAKAADKSSGKAK; this comes from the coding sequence ATGCTTTTCCTGTTTCGCTGCCTCGCGCCGGCATTCGTGTTTTTTCTGTGGATGATCGTGCCGACCATTGCCTCGGCGGAAGAGGCGACGCGCTATCCCGTCGTCATCAAACACGCCTTCGGCACGACCACGATTGCGAGGAAGCCTCAGCGTGTCGCGACCGTCGCCTGGGCAAACCACGAAGTGCCGCTGGCGCTCGGCATCGTGCCCGTCGGTTTTGCCGCTGCCAATTTCGGCGATGATGACGGTGATGGATTGCTGCCGTGGGTGGCGAAGCAGCTTTCTGAAATGGGTGCTGCAAAGCCTGTTCTGTTCGACGAGGGTGATGGTATCGATTTCGAGGCCGTGGCGGCAACGCAGCCGGATGTCATCCTCGCCGCCTATTCCGGCCTCAGCCAGTCCGACTACGATACGCTAAGCCAGATCGCACCGGTCGTTGCCTATCCCGTGTCACCGTGGGCAACCGACTGGCGCGAGATGATCCGGCTGAACAGTGCCGGGCTTGGCATGGCGCCGGAAGGTGAGGCGCTGATCAAACGCATCGAAGGTGAGATCGCGCAGGTGGTTGCCGGCCATCCGCAGCTGAAAGGCAAGTCTGCGATGTTCGTCACCCATCTCGACGCCACCAATCTCAGTGTCGTCAATTTTTATACCGCCAATGACAGCCGGGTGAAATTTTTCACCGATCTTGGGCTTACCTTGCCGAAGAGCGTGGCGGAGGCGACGAAACCGGGGCAATTTGCCGCCGGCGTCAGCGCCGAGCGAGTCGATGCCTTCGACGATGTCGATATCGTCGTGACCTATGGCAGCCAGCCATTGCTCAAGGCGATGCGGGCCGATCCGCTGCTTGCCCGCATGCCCGCCGTTGCCGATGACGCCATCGTCATGCTGGGGCGTGATCCGCTCGGCACCGCATCCAATCCCACACCGCTGTCGATTTCCTGGGTTATGAAGGATTACGCCGATCTTCTGGCGAAAGCAGCGGATAAGTCCTCTGGTAAAGCGAAATGA
- a CDS encoding FecCD family ABC transporter permease, producing MTMEGPSRGPAVLPGGRSNRMRTAWLSAVLALLALLCALSVAIGTRDVTFADITAALAGRVETVAEAAVAVRLPRTLLALLSGAALGLAGAIMQGVTRNPLADPGILGVNMGASLAVVIAIVWFGIASAQAFIITAIVGAGAAAVFVYVVGSLGRGGATPLKLALAGAATSVAFSSLVIAVVLPRSDIAGGIRSWQIGGVGGATFDRIETVLPFLAAGFAISLLSARKLNSLALGDELAAGLGENVVVARAIASFGSILLCGAATAICGPIGFVGLVVPHLCRLLVGVDNRWLLPFSALGGACLLLAADIVGRIVARPSELDVGIVTAVVGAPFFIWIVRRQRVREL from the coding sequence ATGACAATGGAAGGGCCTTCCAGAGGTCCGGCCGTGCTGCCAGGTGGCCGCTCCAACCGCATGCGGACCGCATGGCTCAGCGCCGTGCTGGCGCTTCTGGCGCTGCTATGTGCGCTTTCCGTGGCGATTGGCACCCGTGACGTCACGTTCGCTGACATCACGGCAGCGCTTGCCGGTCGCGTCGAGACGGTGGCGGAAGCGGCTGTCGCGGTTCGCCTGCCGCGAACGCTGCTTGCCCTGCTGTCTGGGGCAGCGCTCGGGCTCGCTGGCGCCATCATGCAGGGCGTTACGCGCAATCCGCTTGCCGATCCCGGTATTCTTGGCGTCAATATGGGCGCATCACTTGCCGTCGTTATCGCCATCGTCTGGTTCGGCATTGCCTCGGCGCAGGCCTTTATCATCACGGCGATTGTCGGGGCGGGTGCAGCTGCGGTTTTCGTTTATGTCGTCGGCTCGCTCGGACGCGGTGGGGCCACGCCGCTGAAACTCGCTCTGGCCGGTGCCGCCACCTCTGTCGCCTTCTCCTCACTCGTCATTGCCGTCGTGCTGCCGCGCAGCGATATTGCCGGCGGCATCCGTTCCTGGCAGATCGGCGGTGTCGGTGGTGCGACCTTTGACCGGATTGAGACCGTGCTGCCGTTTCTCGCCGCCGGTTTTGCCATCAGCCTTCTTTCGGCACGCAAGCTGAATTCTCTGGCGCTTGGTGATGAGTTGGCCGCCGGTCTTGGCGAGAATGTCGTAGTCGCGAGAGCTATCGCATCCTTTGGATCTATCCTCCTCTGCGGTGCGGCGACTGCCATCTGCGGGCCAATCGGTTTCGTTGGGTTGGTCGTTCCGCATCTCTGCCGCCTGCTCGTTGGCGTCGACAATCGCTGGCTTCTGCCATTTTCCGCGCTCGGCGGCGCCTGTCTGCTGCTTGCGGCCGATATTGTCGGGCGCATCGTGGCGCGGCCATCCGAACTCGATGTCGGTATCGTCACCGCCGTTGTCGGCGCACCTTTCTTCATCTGGATCGTCAGACGTCAGCGGGTACGCGAACTGTGA
- a CDS encoding FecCD family ABC transporter permease — translation MHTSVMETLVSNRHDRQRRRRFVIAALSALLIAVFVLTLVLGQSFTPPGDVLRVLLGEDIAGVTFTVGQLRLPRALLSVLAGLSFGLGGVAFQIMLRNPLASPDIIGISSGASVAAVFAIVVLHLSGPLVSVFAVVAGLGVALLVYLLSFRNGVAGTRLILVGIGVSAMLESFIAYILSVAPAWTLQEAMRWLTGSVNGAKLAQTLPLFVALILFGGLLLSRARDLEALRLGDDTAAALGVRVGRTRIIVIIAAVGMIAFATAVSGPIAFVAFLSGPIAARIVGSNGSLLIPAALVGAALVLVGDYCGQFLLPGRYPVGVVTGALGAPYLIYLIVRVNRSGGSL, via the coding sequence ATGCACACGTCCGTCATGGAAACATTGGTTTCCAATCGTCACGACCGCCAGCGCCGGCGTCGCTTTGTCATTGCAGCCCTTTCAGCTCTTTTGATCGCGGTTTTCGTATTGACGCTGGTGCTGGGACAATCCTTCACGCCGCCCGGTGACGTCCTGCGGGTGCTGCTCGGAGAGGACATTGCCGGGGTCACTTTCACGGTCGGGCAGTTGCGCCTGCCACGCGCGTTGCTCTCCGTTCTCGCGGGTCTGAGCTTCGGGCTGGGTGGTGTCGCCTTCCAGATCATGCTGCGCAACCCGCTTGCCAGCCCTGACATTATCGGCATCAGTTCCGGCGCAAGCGTGGCAGCGGTGTTTGCCATCGTCGTCCTGCATCTGAGTGGACCGCTCGTTTCGGTTTTCGCCGTCGTCGCCGGGCTTGGCGTCGCATTGCTGGTCTATCTGCTGTCCTTCCGCAACGGCGTTGCCGGAACGCGGCTGATCCTTGTCGGCATCGGCGTTTCGGCCATGCTCGAAAGTTTCATCGCCTATATCCTGTCCGTTGCTCCGGCCTGGACGCTGCAGGAGGCGATGCGCTGGCTGACGGGCAGCGTCAACGGCGCAAAACTTGCCCAGACGCTGCCGCTCTTCGTTGCGCTCATCCTCTTTGGCGGCCTGCTGCTCAGTCGCGCGCGCGATCTCGAGGCATTGAGGCTTGGCGATGATACGGCCGCGGCGCTTGGGGTCCGGGTGGGGAGAACGCGCATTATCGTGATTATCGCCGCCGTCGGCATGATCGCCTTTGCCACGGCAGTTTCGGGGCCGATTGCTTTCGTCGCCTTTCTGTCCGGGCCGATTGCCGCGCGTATCGTTGGCAGCAATGGGTCGCTGCTCATTCCGGCTGCGCTGGTTGGGGCAGCCCTGGTGCTGGTGGGCGATTATTGCGGCCAGTTCCTGCTGCCGGGCCGTTACCCGGTCGGCGTCGTCACCGGCGCGCTCGGCGCGCCCTATCTGATCTACCTTATCGTGCGGGTGAACCGCAGCGGAGGCTCTTTATGA
- a CDS encoding ABC transporter ATP-binding protein — MTSHSLSVNRLSAGYGESLIIEGLDLVVPRGRITVIVGANACGKSTLLRSMSRLISPRAGQVLLDGKSIHRLPSRELARRMGLLPQSPIAPEGIVVADLVSRGRHPHHGLFARWSRQDDEAVAAALVATDTVELAERPVDELSGGQRQRVWIAMALAQETEILLLDEPTTFLDISHQVEVLDLLTDLNHARQTTIVMVLHDLNLAARYADHLVAMTGGKLHICGTPEEVLTEENVRHVFGIESRVIEDPTSGKPMMLPIGRHRTAAQRPQ, encoded by the coding sequence ATGACCAGCCACTCCCTTTCCGTGAACCGTCTTTCGGCCGGATACGGTGAAAGCCTCATCATCGAAGGGCTGGATCTTGTCGTTCCGCGCGGACGGATCACCGTCATCGTCGGTGCCAATGCCTGCGGCAAGTCCACGCTTCTTCGCAGCATGTCGCGGCTTATCTCTCCCCGCGCCGGTCAGGTCCTGCTCGACGGAAAGTCGATCCACCGTCTTCCCTCGCGCGAACTTGCAAGACGGATGGGTCTTTTGCCGCAGTCACCGATTGCGCCCGAGGGCATTGTCGTTGCCGATCTGGTCAGCCGCGGCCGTCACCCGCATCACGGCCTTTTCGCGCGGTGGTCGCGCCAGGATGATGAGGCCGTGGCCGCAGCCCTCGTCGCCACCGATACGGTCGAACTTGCCGAGCGGCCTGTGGACGAACTCTCCGGCGGGCAACGGCAACGCGTATGGATCGCCATGGCGCTTGCCCAGGAGACCGAGATATTGCTGCTCGACGAACCCACCACCTTCCTCGACATCAGCCATCAGGTGGAAGTGCTGGATCTTCTGACGGACCTCAACCATGCCCGTCAGACCACCATCGTCATGGTGCTGCACGATCTCAATCTCGCGGCGCGCTACGCTGATCATCTGGTCGCCATGACCGGTGGAAAGCTGCATATCTGCGGCACGCCGGAGGAGGTGCTGACGGAAGAAAACGTGCGGCACGTCTTCGGCATAGAAAGCCGTGTCATCGAAGACCCGACGTCGGGCAAACCAATGATGCTGCCGATCGGGCGGCACAGGACGGCGGCGCAACGGCCGCAATAA
- a CDS encoding winged helix-turn-helix transcriptional regulator yields MENQTNGGETINMHEEMRRAFALLSGKWKLEIMWLLNQRIYRFNELRKAIPGITQHMLTSQLRELEADGLVSRTVFAEVPPRVEYEITAKAKGLGPTMEALMAWWNEYGASVPVKTTTRGRRRSPQK; encoded by the coding sequence ATGGAAAACCAGACTAATGGCGGTGAAACCATTAACATGCACGAGGAAATGCGTCGCGCTTTCGCGCTGCTTTCCGGCAAGTGGAAGCTCGAAATCATGTGGCTTCTCAACCAGCGGATCTATCGTTTCAACGAGCTGCGCAAAGCCATTCCCGGCATCACACAGCACATGTTGACCTCCCAATTGCGTGAGCTCGAGGCCGATGGACTGGTCTCTCGCACCGTCTTTGCAGAGGTTCCGCCACGCGTGGAATATGAAATTACGGCAAAGGCGAAAGGACTTGGCCCGACCATGGAGGCATTGATGGCATGGTGGAACGAGTACGGCGCGAGCGTTCCGGTTAAAACCACCACCCGTGGACGCAGACGGTCACCGCAAAAATAG
- a CDS encoding DoxX family protein gives MSSFYIYWVATTLLVLLYLASAVTYVVKSDWVRETITGFGYPAYLVPLLTAVKIAAVIAILARFNVAISDLAYAGVLFHLLLSGLAHIGVRKPAGALPAAIGLGLLVVSFAMQNAAREVPSPYALTRQL, from the coding sequence ATGTCTTCATTCTACATCTACTGGGTCGCAACAACCCTTCTCGTCCTGCTCTATCTGGCGTCGGCAGTCACCTACGTCGTCAAATCCGACTGGGTGAGGGAGACGATAACCGGCTTCGGTTACCCTGCCTACCTCGTGCCTCTTCTGACGGCGGTGAAGATCGCCGCCGTCATCGCCATCCTTGCGCGGTTCAACGTCGCCATCAGCGATCTGGCGTATGCGGGGGTACTGTTTCACCTGCTGCTGTCCGGCCTTGCACATATCGGCGTCCGCAAACCTGCCGGCGCACTGCCTGCCGCCATCGGCCTCGGGCTGCTCGTCGTTTCCTTCGCCATGCAGAACGCTGCACGCGAAGTCCCATCCCCCTATGCCCTTACACGGCAGCTCTGA
- a CDS encoding SDR family NAD(P)-dependent oxidoreductase, giving the protein MGKLTGKVAIVAGAGRGIGRATAELFAREGAKVVVLSLTPANVNAVVSQIQSSGGTALGIVCDLGDGQQITRAVAEAANAFGGIDILVNVAFDPTVVHSPILELTVEQLQRNLDMGPIAYLRTMQACYPYLKASGEGRIINFASLAGILGMSPYGPYNLAKEAVRALTRSAAREWGPDNITVNNLLPVADTWGAGVDAPAPTNALGRYGSPEEDVAPVALFLASSDSRFITGSSLTPDGGQIIDSAR; this is encoded by the coding sequence ATGGGAAAACTGACCGGAAAAGTAGCCATCGTGGCGGGCGCAGGCAGAGGGATTGGCCGTGCGACGGCAGAACTCTTTGCAAGGGAGGGCGCCAAGGTCGTGGTATTGTCCTTGACGCCTGCAAATGTGAACGCGGTCGTCAGTCAGATACAATCCAGTGGTGGCACCGCGCTCGGCATCGTCTGTGATCTTGGCGATGGCCAACAGATCACCCGGGCTGTGGCTGAGGCAGCGAATGCATTTGGCGGCATCGACATTCTCGTGAACGTCGCGTTCGACCCGACTGTCGTGCACTCCCCGATCCTCGAGCTGACAGTCGAGCAATTGCAACGAAACCTCGATATGGGGCCGATCGCCTATCTTCGCACAATGCAGGCTTGTTATCCGTACTTGAAGGCCAGTGGCGAGGGCCGGATCATTAATTTCGCGTCGCTGGCCGGTATTCTCGGCATGTCGCCGTATGGACCTTACAACCTTGCCAAGGAGGCCGTCCGCGCCCTGACGAGATCTGCTGCGCGCGAATGGGGTCCTGACAATATCACCGTGAACAACCTGCTTCCCGTTGCCGACACCTGGGGTGCGGGCGTCGACGCTCCTGCTCCCACGAATGCCCTTGGTCGTTACGGTTCCCCTGAAGAGGATGTCGCTCCGGTGGCTCTCTTCCTCGCAAGCAGCGATTCGAGGTTCATTACAGGATCGAGCCTGACCCCCGACGGCGGCCAGATTATCGACAGCGCCCGCTAA